In one Musa acuminata AAA Group cultivar baxijiao chromosome BXJ2-5, Cavendish_Baxijiao_AAA, whole genome shotgun sequence genomic region, the following are encoded:
- the LOC135612112 gene encoding glycerol-3-phosphate acyltransferase ATS11, chloroplastic-like isoform X2 yields the protein MISSVASSSYWTTTTVVTMFSALPRTTGCSAGCRLPIARRSAGDSSSGSSIWLNCSDPSRREREIRGPKASAVVRPVGRGCGSVTRRAVLAWDMGAEEEVGYSRCFLRARNGEELLFCIRREVEAGKLSSEIATRLEELYYNYRNAVMQSGDPSAKEIILSNMAVAFDRVLLDVEDPFSFLPCHKAIREPFDYYMFGQNYLRPLIDFRTSYIGNLSLFFDMEEKLKRGHNIILFSNHQTEADPALISLLLERTNLYFAEKMAFVAGDRVVTDPLCKPFSMGRNLICVYSKKHMHDVPELIEMKRRANTRSLKEMALLLRSGSQVIWIAPSGGRDRPDPLTGEWNPAPFDASSMDNMRRLLDHSGVVGHMYPLALLCYEVMPPPREVEKQIGERRKISFHGIGLSVAPKINFAEITAGCENPDEAKEVFSQAAYDSMIEHYNVLETAIYGCKGLNASNSIVSLSQP from the exons ATGATTTCTTCTGTTGCTTCATCAAGCTATTGGACGACGACGACTGTAGTCACGATGTTTTCCGCTCTCCCCCGGACTACTGGATGTTCCGCGGGATGTAGACTGCCGATTGCTCGTCGTTCTGCTGGTGATTCTAGTTCGGGGAGCAGCATTTGGTTGAATTGTTCGGATCCGTCAAGACGGGAGCGGGAGATCCGTGGCCCGAAGGCTAGCGCGGTGGTTCGGCCGGTTGGGAGGGGTTGCGGGAGCGTGACCAGAAGGGCGGTTCTTGCCTGGGATATGGGGGCGGAGGAGGAGGTTGGCTATTCCAGGTGTTTTCTTAGGGCACGGAATGGAGAAG AGCTGCTTTTTTGTATAAGGAGGGAAGTTGAAGCTGGAAAACTTTCTTCAGAAATTGCGACTAGACTGGAAGAACTCTATTATAATTACCGGAATGCT GTCATGCAAAGTGGAGATCCAAGTGCAAAGGAGATCATACTTTCCAATATGGCTGTTGCATTTGATCGTGTTCTTTTGGATGTTGAG GATCCTTTTAGCTTTTTGCCTTGTCATAAGGCAATACGAGAGCCTTTTGACTACTACATGTTTGGTCAAAATTATCTCCGGCCATTGATAGATTTCAG AACATCATATATTGGCAACCTCTCCCTTTTCTTTGACATggaagagaagcttaagcgg GGCCATAACATCATTTTGTTCTCCAACCATCAGACAGAAGCAGATCCAGCACTCATTTCACTGTTGCttgaaagaacaaatttatattttGCTGAGAAAATG GCGTTTGTGGCAGGAGATAGGGTGGTTACAGATCCACTTTGCAAGCCCTTCAGCATGGGAAG AAATCTTATTTGTGTATACTCAAAGAAGCACATGCATGATGTTCCTGAGCTTATTGAAATGAAAAGGAGAGCAAATACTCGAAGCTTAAAGGAAATGGCTTTGCTTTTGAG GAGTGGATCACAGGTAATATGGATTGCACCAAGTGGTGGTAGGGACCGACCTGATCCACTCACAGGGGAATGGAATCCA GCACCATTTGATGCATCTTCAATGGACAATATGAGGAGGCTTTTGGACCATTCTGGTGTAGTTGGGCACATGTATCCCCTAGCATTGCTGTGTTATGAGGTTATGCCTCCACCACGAGAG gtAGAAAAGCAAATTGGTGAGAGAAGAAAAATTTCTTTTCATGGAATTGGGTTATCCGTGGCTCCAAAAATCAACTTCGCTGAAATCACAGCTGGTTGTGAGAACCCTGATGAG GCTAAGGAGGTCTTTTCTCAGGCTGCATATGATTCCATGATTGAACATTATAATGTTCTTGAAACTGCTATATATGGATGTAAAGGACTAAATGCATCAAACTCCATTGTCTCACTTTCACAGCCATG
- the LOC135612112 gene encoding glycerol-3-phosphate acyltransferase, chloroplastic-like isoform X3 gives MISSVASSSYWTTTTVVTMFSALPRTTGCSAGCRLPIARRSAGDSSSGSSIWLNCSDPSRREREIRGPKASAVVRPVGRGCGSVTRRAVLAWDMGAEEEVGYSRCFLRARNGEELLFCIRREVEAGKLSSEIATRLEELYYNYRNAVMQSGDPSAKEIILSNMAVAFDRVLLDVEDPFSFLPCHKAIREPFDYYMFGQNYLRPLIDFRTSYIGNLSLFFDMEEKLKRGHNIILFSNHQTEADPALISLLLERTNLYFAEKMAFVAGDRVVTDPLCKPFSMGRSGSQVIWIAPSGGRDRPDPLTGEWNPAPFDASSMDNMRRLLDHSGVVGHMYPLALLCYEVMPPPREVEKQIGERRKISFHGIGLSVAPKINFAEITAGCENPDEAKEVFSQAAYDSMIEHYNVLETAIYGCKGLNASNSIVSLSQPWL, from the exons ATGATTTCTTCTGTTGCTTCATCAAGCTATTGGACGACGACGACTGTAGTCACGATGTTTTCCGCTCTCCCCCGGACTACTGGATGTTCCGCGGGATGTAGACTGCCGATTGCTCGTCGTTCTGCTGGTGATTCTAGTTCGGGGAGCAGCATTTGGTTGAATTGTTCGGATCCGTCAAGACGGGAGCGGGAGATCCGTGGCCCGAAGGCTAGCGCGGTGGTTCGGCCGGTTGGGAGGGGTTGCGGGAGCGTGACCAGAAGGGCGGTTCTTGCCTGGGATATGGGGGCGGAGGAGGAGGTTGGCTATTCCAGGTGTTTTCTTAGGGCACGGAATGGAGAAG AGCTGCTTTTTTGTATAAGGAGGGAAGTTGAAGCTGGAAAACTTTCTTCAGAAATTGCGACTAGACTGGAAGAACTCTATTATAATTACCGGAATGCT GTCATGCAAAGTGGAGATCCAAGTGCAAAGGAGATCATACTTTCCAATATGGCTGTTGCATTTGATCGTGTTCTTTTGGATGTTGAG GATCCTTTTAGCTTTTTGCCTTGTCATAAGGCAATACGAGAGCCTTTTGACTACTACATGTTTGGTCAAAATTATCTCCGGCCATTGATAGATTTCAG AACATCATATATTGGCAACCTCTCCCTTTTCTTTGACATggaagagaagcttaagcgg GGCCATAACATCATTTTGTTCTCCAACCATCAGACAGAAGCAGATCCAGCACTCATTTCACTGTTGCttgaaagaacaaatttatattttGCTGAGAAAATG GCGTTTGTGGCAGGAGATAGGGTGGTTACAGATCCACTTTGCAAGCCCTTCAGCATGGGAAG GAGTGGATCACAGGTAATATGGATTGCACCAAGTGGTGGTAGGGACCGACCTGATCCACTCACAGGGGAATGGAATCCA GCACCATTTGATGCATCTTCAATGGACAATATGAGGAGGCTTTTGGACCATTCTGGTGTAGTTGGGCACATGTATCCCCTAGCATTGCTGTGTTATGAGGTTATGCCTCCACCACGAGAG gtAGAAAAGCAAATTGGTGAGAGAAGAAAAATTTCTTTTCATGGAATTGGGTTATCCGTGGCTCCAAAAATCAACTTCGCTGAAATCACAGCTGGTTGTGAGAACCCTGATGAG GCTAAGGAGGTCTTTTCTCAGGCTGCATATGATTCCATGATTGAACATTATAATGTTCTTGAAACTGCTATATATGGATGTAAAGGACTAAATGCATCAAACTCCATTGTCTCACTTTCACAGCCATGGTTATGA
- the LOC135612112 gene encoding glycerol-3-phosphate acyltransferase ATS11, chloroplastic-like isoform X1, translated as MISSVASSSYWTTTTVVTMFSALPRTTGCSAGCRLPIARRSAGDSSSGSSIWLNCSDPSRREREIRGPKASAVVRPVGRGCGSVTRRAVLAWDMGAEEEVGYSRCFLRARNGEELLFCIRREVEAGKLSSEIATRLEELYYNYRNAVMQSGDPSAKEIILSNMAVAFDRVLLDVEDPFSFLPCHKAIREPFDYYMFGQNYLRPLIDFRTSYIGNLSLFFDMEEKLKRGHNIILFSNHQTEADPALISLLLERTNLYFAEKMAFVAGDRVVTDPLCKPFSMGRNLICVYSKKHMHDVPELIEMKRRANTRSLKEMALLLRSGSQVIWIAPSGGRDRPDPLTGEWNPAPFDASSMDNMRRLLDHSGVVGHMYPLALLCYEVMPPPREVEKQIGERRKISFHGIGLSVAPKINFAEITAGCENPDEAKEVFSQAAYDSMIEHYNVLETAIYGCKGLNASNSIVSLSQPWL; from the exons ATGATTTCTTCTGTTGCTTCATCAAGCTATTGGACGACGACGACTGTAGTCACGATGTTTTCCGCTCTCCCCCGGACTACTGGATGTTCCGCGGGATGTAGACTGCCGATTGCTCGTCGTTCTGCTGGTGATTCTAGTTCGGGGAGCAGCATTTGGTTGAATTGTTCGGATCCGTCAAGACGGGAGCGGGAGATCCGTGGCCCGAAGGCTAGCGCGGTGGTTCGGCCGGTTGGGAGGGGTTGCGGGAGCGTGACCAGAAGGGCGGTTCTTGCCTGGGATATGGGGGCGGAGGAGGAGGTTGGCTATTCCAGGTGTTTTCTTAGGGCACGGAATGGAGAAG AGCTGCTTTTTTGTATAAGGAGGGAAGTTGAAGCTGGAAAACTTTCTTCAGAAATTGCGACTAGACTGGAAGAACTCTATTATAATTACCGGAATGCT GTCATGCAAAGTGGAGATCCAAGTGCAAAGGAGATCATACTTTCCAATATGGCTGTTGCATTTGATCGTGTTCTTTTGGATGTTGAG GATCCTTTTAGCTTTTTGCCTTGTCATAAGGCAATACGAGAGCCTTTTGACTACTACATGTTTGGTCAAAATTATCTCCGGCCATTGATAGATTTCAG AACATCATATATTGGCAACCTCTCCCTTTTCTTTGACATggaagagaagcttaagcgg GGCCATAACATCATTTTGTTCTCCAACCATCAGACAGAAGCAGATCCAGCACTCATTTCACTGTTGCttgaaagaacaaatttatattttGCTGAGAAAATG GCGTTTGTGGCAGGAGATAGGGTGGTTACAGATCCACTTTGCAAGCCCTTCAGCATGGGAAG AAATCTTATTTGTGTATACTCAAAGAAGCACATGCATGATGTTCCTGAGCTTATTGAAATGAAAAGGAGAGCAAATACTCGAAGCTTAAAGGAAATGGCTTTGCTTTTGAG GAGTGGATCACAGGTAATATGGATTGCACCAAGTGGTGGTAGGGACCGACCTGATCCACTCACAGGGGAATGGAATCCA GCACCATTTGATGCATCTTCAATGGACAATATGAGGAGGCTTTTGGACCATTCTGGTGTAGTTGGGCACATGTATCCCCTAGCATTGCTGTGTTATGAGGTTATGCCTCCACCACGAGAG gtAGAAAAGCAAATTGGTGAGAGAAGAAAAATTTCTTTTCATGGAATTGGGTTATCCGTGGCTCCAAAAATCAACTTCGCTGAAATCACAGCTGGTTGTGAGAACCCTGATGAG GCTAAGGAGGTCTTTTCTCAGGCTGCATATGATTCCATGATTGAACATTATAATGTTCTTGAAACTGCTATATATGGATGTAAAGGACTAAATGCATCAAACTCCATTGTCTCACTTTCACAGCCATGGTTATGA